One stretch of Telopea speciosissima isolate NSW1024214 ecotype Mountain lineage unplaced genomic scaffold, Tspe_v1 Tspe_v1.0012, whole genome shotgun sequence DNA includes these proteins:
- the LOC122647065 gene encoding ATP synthase subunit a produces MNIGNLYLSFTNPSLSMLLTLSLVLLLVHFVTKNGGGNSVPNAWQSLVELIHDFVPNPVNEQIGGLSGNVKQKFSPRISVTFTFSLFRNPQGMIPYSFTVTSHFLITLGLSFPIFIGITIVGFQRNGLHFLSFSLPAGVPLPLAPFLVLLELIPHCFRALSSGIRLFANMMAGHSSVKILSGSAWTMLCMNDILYFIGDPGPLFIVLALTGPELGVAISQAHVSTISICIYLNDATNLHQSG; encoded by the coding sequence ATGAATATAGGAAACTTGTATTTATCATTCACAAATCCATCTTTGTCTATGCTGCTAACTCTCAGTTTGGTCCTACTTCTGGTTCATTTTGTTACTAAAAACGGAGGGGGAAACTCAGTACCAAATGCTTGGCAATCCTTGGTAGAGCTTATTCATGATTTCGTGCCGAACCCGGTAAACGAACAAATAGGTGGTCTTTCCGGAAATGTTAAACAAAAGTTTTCCCCTCGCATCTCGGTCACTTTTACTTTTTCGTTATTTCGTAATCCCCAGGGTATGATACCTTATAGCTTCACAGTTACAAGTCATTTTCTCATTACTTTGGGTCTCTCATTTCCGATTTTTATTGGCATTACTATTGTGGGATTTCAAAGAAATGGGCTTCATTTTTTAAGCTTCTCATTACCCGCAGGAGTCCCACTGCCGTTAGCACCTTTTTTAGTACTCCTTGAGCTAATCCCTCATTGTTTTCGCGCATTAAGCTCAGGAATACGTTTATTTGCTAATATGATGGCCGGTCATAGTTCAGTAAAGATTTTAAGTGGGTCCGCTTGGACTATGCTATGTATGAATGATATTTTATATTTCATAGGAGATCCtggtcctttatttatagttcTTGCATTAACCGGTCCGGAATTAGGTGTAGCTATATCACAAGCTCATGTTTCTACGATCTCAATCTGTATTTACTTGAATGATGCTACAAATCTCCATCAAAGTGGTTAA